One genomic window of Arvicola amphibius chromosome 4, mArvAmp1.2, whole genome shotgun sequence includes the following:
- the LOC119811908 gene encoding olfactory receptor-like protein I9 — MIMKNQSVISQFLLLGLPIPPEQQHLFYALFLAMYLTTVLGNLLIIVLILLDSHLHTPMYFFLSNLSFADFCFSSVTMPKLLQNMQSQVPSISYAGCLTQIFFFLYFGYLGTFLLVVMAYDRYVAICFPLHYTNIMSSKLCGSLVVLCWVLTTFHALLHTLLTARLSFCDDNVIPHYFCDMTTLLKLACSDTHDNKLAIFILGGPIVVLPFLLIIVSYARIVFSIFKVPSSHGIRKAFSTCGSHLSVVSLFYGTVIGLYLCPSANNSTVKETIMTLMYTVVTPMLNPFIYSLRNRDMKGALERVFCKKQSTSFL, encoded by the coding sequence ATGATAATGAAGAACCAAAGTGtcatctcccagttcctcctcctggGCCTACCAATCCCCCCAGAACAACAGCACCTGTTCTATGCCCTGTTCTTAGCCATGTACCTCACTACTGTCCTGGGGAATCTCCTCATCATCGTCCTCATTCTACTGGACTCCcatctccacacacccatgtacttctttctCAGCAATTTGTCCTTTGCTGatttctgcttttcctctgtCACAATGCCAAAATTGCTGCAGAACATGCAGAGCCAAGTACCATCCATCTCCTATGCAGGCTGCCTGACACAAATAttcttctttctatattttggatacCTTGGGACCTTCCTCCTTGTAGtaatggcctatgaccgctatgtggctatCTGTTTTCCCCTTCATTACACAAACATCATGAGTTCTaagctctgtgggagcctggtGGTACTGTGTTGGGTGCTGACCACATTCCATGCTTTGCTACACACCCTACTCACAGCCAGATTGTCATTCTGTGATGACAATGTGATCCCCCACTATTTCTGTGATATGACTACTTTGCTGAAACTGGCTTGTTCTGACACCCATGATAACAAATTGGCAATATTTATCTTAGGAGGCCCTATAGTTGTACTCCCTTTCCTTCTCATCATTGTTTCCTATGCAAGAattgttttctccatcttcaAGGTCCCTTCTTCCCATGGTATCCGTAAAGCCTTTTCTACCTGTGGTTCTCACCTGTCTGTGGTGTCGCTATTCTATGGGACAGTCATTGGTCTCTACTTATGTCCTTCTGCTAATAACTCTACTGTGAAGGAGACCATCATGACTTTGATGTATACAGTGGTGACTCCCATGCTCAATCCCTTCATCTATAGCCTTAGGAACAGAGACATGAAGGGAGCATTAGAAAGAGTATTTTGTAAAAAGCAAAGTACTTCCTTCCTATGA